In one Streptomyces sp. NBC_01241 genomic region, the following are encoded:
- a CDS encoding glycoside hydrolase family 3 protein, whose protein sequence is MTTLISTTDTVTRDALAVLQPGFTGTTVPDWVLRRVDEGLASVALFGRNIRTAEQVAALTAQLRAEREDLLVAIDEEGGDVTRLEVRTGSSFPGNLALGHVDDLELTRAVAQELGRRLAECGVNLNWAPSADVNSNPDNPIIGVRSFGADTALVARHTAAYVEGLQAAGVAACTKHFPGHGDTAIDSHHAMPRIDVDLETLHARELVPFRAAVAAGSKCVMSAHILLPALDPDRPATVSPRILTGLLREEMGYDGLIVTDAVEMQAIAGTYGIERGSVLAIAAGADALCVGGGLEDDGTVQRLRDALVAAVRSGELAEERLADAAARVRALASWTQRAKRAGSAPVAATQLGAASGTGNGSDIGLIAARRAVRVTGSAEPLTEPAYVAAFTSASNIAVGDETPWGVAAELGRLVPGTETDTYSGETLEPAAAVLRAAGERRIVVVVRDAHRHAWMAGTIDALVAERPDTVVVEMGVPQAPPTGALHIATHGAARVCGLAAAEVIARGTEARGA, encoded by the coding sequence ATGACCACCCTGATATCCACCACGGACACCGTCACCCGCGACGCCCTCGCCGTCCTGCAGCCCGGATTCACCGGCACCACCGTCCCGGACTGGGTGCTGCGCCGGGTCGACGAAGGCCTCGCCTCCGTCGCGCTGTTCGGCCGCAACATCCGGACGGCCGAGCAGGTCGCCGCGCTCACCGCCCAGCTCAGGGCCGAGCGCGAGGACCTCCTCGTGGCGATCGACGAGGAGGGCGGTGACGTCACCCGCCTGGAGGTGCGTACCGGCTCCTCCTTCCCCGGCAACCTCGCGCTCGGCCACGTCGACGACCTGGAGCTGACCCGCGCGGTCGCCCAGGAGCTGGGCCGCCGGCTCGCGGAGTGCGGCGTCAACCTCAACTGGGCGCCGTCCGCGGACGTCAACTCCAACCCGGACAACCCGATCATCGGCGTACGGTCCTTCGGCGCCGACACCGCGCTCGTGGCCCGGCACACCGCCGCGTACGTCGAGGGCCTCCAGGCCGCCGGAGTCGCCGCCTGCACCAAGCACTTCCCGGGGCACGGCGACACCGCGATCGACTCGCACCACGCGATGCCGCGCATCGACGTGGACCTGGAAACGCTGCACGCCCGTGAACTGGTGCCCTTCCGGGCAGCCGTCGCCGCGGGTTCCAAGTGCGTGATGAGCGCGCACATCCTGCTGCCGGCCCTCGACCCGGACCGCCCCGCGACGGTGAGCCCGCGGATCCTCACCGGTCTGCTGCGCGAGGAGATGGGCTACGACGGCCTGATCGTCACCGACGCCGTGGAGATGCAGGCCATCGCCGGGACGTACGGCATCGAGCGCGGCTCCGTCCTCGCGATCGCCGCCGGGGCCGACGCCCTGTGCGTCGGTGGCGGACTGGAGGACGACGGCACGGTGCAGCGGCTGCGCGACGCGCTGGTCGCGGCGGTGCGCAGCGGTGAACTCGCCGAGGAGCGGCTCGCGGACGCGGCCGCACGGGTACGTGCCCTCGCGTCCTGGACGCAGCGGGCCAAAAGGGCCGGTTCGGCGCCGGTCGCGGCAACGCAGTTGGGGGCCGCGTCCGGTACCGGAAACGGCTCCGACATCGGCCTGATCGCCGCCCGCCGCGCGGTGCGGGTGACCGGCTCCGCCGAACCGCTCACCGAGCCCGCGTACGTCGCCGCGTTCACCTCAGCCTCGAACATCGCGGTCGGCGACGAGACCCCGTGGGGCGTCGCCGCGGAGCTGGGCCGGCTGGTGCCGGGCACGGAGACCGACACATACAGCGGCGAGACCCTGGAGCCCGCGGCCGCGGTGCTGCGGGCGGCGGGGGAGCGGCGCATCGTCGTGGTCGTCCGCGACGCTCACCGCCACGCCTGGATGGCCGGGACCATCGACGCCCTGGTGGCGGAGCGCCCCGACACGGTCGTGGTCGAAATGGGCGTCCCGCAGGCACCCCCCACGGGCGCCCTGCACATCGCCACCCATGGCGCGGCCCGCGTCTGCGGCCTGGCGGCAGCGGAGGTCATCGCCAGGGGCACGGAAGCCCGCGGGGCCTGA
- the nagB gene encoding glucosamine-6-phosphate deaminase has product MEVVIVPDAKAGGELIAEAIGALLSRKPDALLGVATGSTPLPIYRALAAKVRSGAVDASRARICQLDEYVGLPAGHPESYRSVVLREVVEPLGLSEASFMGPDGSAEDVLAACQAYDKALAEVGGVDLQLLGIGTDGHIGFNEPCSSLSSRTRIKTLTEQTRIDNARFFDNDITQVPHHVITQGIGTILESRHPILLATGEGKADAVAQTVEGPVASIVPASALQLHPHATVVVDEAAASKLRLADYFRATYAAKPLWQGL; this is encoded by the coding sequence GTGGAAGTTGTCATCGTCCCGGACGCCAAGGCAGGCGGCGAACTCATCGCAGAGGCCATCGGCGCACTGCTGAGCCGCAAGCCCGACGCCCTTCTCGGCGTTGCCACCGGCTCTACCCCGCTGCCCATCTACCGGGCGCTGGCGGCCAAGGTCCGCTCCGGCGCCGTGGACGCCTCGCGCGCCCGCATCTGCCAGCTCGACGAGTACGTCGGGCTGCCGGCGGGCCACCCCGAGTCCTACCGCTCCGTGGTGCTGCGCGAGGTCGTCGAACCGCTCGGCCTGTCCGAGGCGTCCTTCATGGGCCCCGACGGCTCCGCCGAGGACGTCCTGGCCGCCTGCCAGGCGTACGACAAGGCGCTCGCCGAGGTCGGCGGGGTGGACCTGCAGCTCCTCGGCATCGGTACCGACGGGCACATCGGCTTCAACGAGCCGTGCTCCTCGCTCTCGTCCCGTACCCGGATCAAGACGCTCACCGAGCAGACCCGGATCGACAACGCGCGCTTCTTCGACAACGACATCACGCAGGTGCCGCACCACGTGATCACCCAGGGCATCGGCACCATCCTGGAGTCCCGCCACCCGATCCTGCTCGCCACCGGCGAGGGCAAGGCGGACGCCGTGGCGCAGACGGTGGAGGGGCCGGTGGCCTCGATCGTTCCCGCGTCCGCGCTGCAGCTGCACCCGCACGCGACGGTGGTGGTGGACGAGGCCGCGGCGTCGAAGCTGAGGCTGGCGGACTACTTCCGCGCCACGTATGCGGCGAAGCCGCTGTGGCAGGGGCTGTAG
- a CDS encoding carbohydrate ABC transporter permease, which yields MRRSLFGRIWPNATAVVLFIGFAFPVYWMFSTAFKPTGDIITDTPVWFPTDITFEHFKKAVRADHFWTLVGNSFTVTLISVAASLVIALVASFAMARMRFKGRRGILLTFMVAQMAPWEVMVIAVYMLVRDADMLNSLVPLTAFYMMMVLPFTILTLRGYVAAVPKELEESAMVDGCTRSQAFMKVILPLLGPGLMATSLFGFITAWNEFPLVLILNKDIESQTLPLWLSQFQTAFGDDWGATMAASSLFAIPILVLFIYLQRKAVSGLTDGAVKG from the coding sequence GTGAGGCGCTCACTGTTCGGCCGGATCTGGCCCAACGCGACGGCTGTCGTCCTCTTCATAGGCTTCGCCTTCCCCGTCTACTGGATGTTCAGCACGGCGTTCAAACCGACCGGCGACATCATCACCGACACCCCGGTGTGGTTCCCGACCGACATCACCTTCGAGCACTTCAAGAAGGCCGTCCGGGCGGACCACTTCTGGACCCTGGTCGGGAACTCGTTCACCGTCACCCTGATCTCCGTGGCCGCCTCACTGGTGATCGCGCTGGTGGCGTCCTTCGCGATGGCACGCATGCGCTTCAAGGGCCGGCGAGGCATCCTGCTGACCTTCATGGTCGCGCAGATGGCGCCCTGGGAAGTCATGGTCATCGCGGTCTACATGCTCGTCCGCGACGCGGACATGCTGAACAGCCTGGTCCCGCTGACGGCCTTCTACATGATGATGGTCCTGCCCTTCACCATCCTGACGCTGCGCGGCTATGTCGCCGCCGTGCCCAAGGAACTGGAGGAGTCGGCCATGGTCGACGGCTGCACCCGTTCCCAGGCCTTCATGAAGGTGATCCTGCCGCTGCTCGGCCCTGGCCTGATGGCGACCTCGCTCTTCGGCTTCATCACCGCCTGGAACGAATTCCCGCTCGTCCTCATCCTCAACAAGGACATCGAGTCGCAGACCCTGCCGCTCTGGCTCTCCCAGTTCCAGACCGCGTTCGGTGACGACTGGGGCGCGACGATGGCTGCCTCCTCGCTCTTCGCGATCCCGATCCTGGTCCTCTTCATCTACCTCCAGCGCAAGGCCGTCAGCGGCCTCACCGACGGCGCCGTGAAGGGATAA
- a CDS encoding DUF3311 domain-containing protein, producing MPADPEGKPPTVTPVRVVIALCLIAPFVAMLWVSSYAKVDPTFIGIPFFYWYQMLWVLISTALTVIAYKLWQRDQRARKGGASA from the coding sequence ATGCCAGCAGACCCAGAAGGAAAACCACCGACCGTCACACCGGTACGGGTGGTCATCGCCCTCTGCCTCATCGCGCCGTTCGTGGCGATGCTGTGGGTGAGTTCGTACGCGAAGGTGGACCCCACCTTCATCGGCATTCCGTTCTTCTACTGGTACCAGATGCTCTGGGTGCTGATCTCCACCGCGCTCACGGTGATCGCGTACAAGCTGTGGCAGCGTGACCAGCGCGCCCGCAAGGGGGGTGCGTCGGCATGA
- the mctP gene encoding monocarboxylate uptake permease MctP: MKDGVNGVALGVFIFFFLAVTVMGFLAARWRKAENEASLDEWGLGGRSFGTWVTWFLLGGDLYTAYTFVAVPAAIYAAGAAGFFAVPYTILVYPLIFTFLPRLWSVSHKHGYVTTSDFVRGRFGSKGLSLAVAVTGILATMPYIALQLVGIQAVLDVMGVGGGENTHWFIKDLPLLIAFAVLAAYTYSSGLRAPALIAFVKDGLIYLVIVVAIIYIPIKLGGFDNIFAKAGEAFSQTNPATGKPRGALAPGEAGQWGYATLALGSALALFMYPHSITATLSSRSRNVIRRNTTILPLYSLMLGLLALLGFMAIAAGIKVDNGQLAIPQLFETMFPDWFAGVAFAAIGIGALVPAAIMSIAAANLFTRNIYKDFLKPDATPEQETKVSKLVSLLVKVGALAFVLTMDKTVAINFQLLGGIWILQTMPALVGGLFTRWFHRWALLAGWAVGMVYGTVAAYGVASPTQAHFGGSSKEIPGIGEIGYIGLTAFVLNVVVTVVLTFVLNAVKAPAGVDETSPADYTADAGDKGVQVELPQATAGAPGGGH; encoded by the coding sequence ATGAAGGACGGCGTGAACGGCGTCGCGCTCGGCGTCTTCATCTTCTTCTTCCTGGCCGTCACGGTCATGGGCTTCCTGGCGGCGCGCTGGCGAAAGGCCGAGAACGAGGCCAGCCTCGACGAATGGGGCCTGGGCGGACGGTCGTTCGGCACCTGGGTCACCTGGTTCCTGCTCGGCGGCGACCTGTACACCGCGTACACCTTCGTCGCCGTGCCCGCGGCGATCTACGCGGCGGGCGCGGCCGGCTTCTTCGCCGTGCCGTACACGATCCTCGTGTACCCGCTGATCTTCACCTTCCTGCCGCGGCTCTGGTCGGTCTCGCACAAGCACGGCTACGTGACCACCTCGGACTTCGTCCGCGGCCGCTTCGGCTCGAAGGGGCTGTCGCTGGCGGTCGCCGTCACGGGCATCCTCGCCACGATGCCGTACATCGCGCTCCAACTCGTCGGCATCCAGGCGGTGCTGGACGTGATGGGCGTCGGCGGCGGCGAGAACACCCACTGGTTCATCAAGGACCTGCCGCTGCTGATCGCGTTCGCGGTGCTCGCCGCATACACCTACTCGTCCGGTCTGCGGGCACCCGCGCTGATCGCGTTCGTCAAGGACGGGCTGATCTATCTGGTCATCGTGGTGGCGATCATCTACATCCCGATCAAGCTCGGTGGCTTCGACAACATCTTCGCCAAGGCGGGCGAGGCGTTCTCGCAGACCAATCCGGCGACCGGCAAGCCGCGCGGCGCGCTCGCGCCGGGCGAGGCGGGGCAATGGGGTTACGCCACCCTGGCGTTGGGCTCGGCGCTGGCGCTGTTCATGTATCCGCACTCGATCACGGCGACGCTCTCCAGCCGCAGCCGCAATGTGATCCGGCGCAACACCACGATCCTGCCGCTGTACTCGCTGATGCTGGGCCTGCTGGCGCTGCTCGGCTTCATGGCGATCGCCGCCGGAATCAAGGTGGACAACGGCCAGCTGGCCATCCCGCAGTTGTTCGAGACCATGTTCCCGGACTGGTTCGCGGGTGTCGCGTTCGCCGCCATCGGCATCGGCGCGCTGGTGCCCGCCGCGATCATGTCGATCGCCGCGGCGAACCTCTTCACCCGCAACATCTACAAGGACTTCCTGAAGCCGGACGCGACCCCGGAGCAGGAGACCAAGGTCTCCAAGCTGGTGTCGCTACTGGTGAAGGTCGGCGCGCTCGCCTTCGTCCTCACCATGGACAAGACGGTCGCAATCAACTTCCAGCTGCTCGGCGGGATCTGGATCCTCCAGACAATGCCGGCCCTGGTCGGCGGCCTGTTCACCCGTTGGTTCCACCGCTGGGCGCTGCTCGCGGGCTGGGCGGTCGGCATGGTGTACGGGACGGTGGCCGCGTACGGCGTCGCCAGCCCGACCCAGGCGCACTTCGGCGGGTCGTCCAAGGAGATCCCGGGCATCGGCGAGATCGGCTACATCGGTCTCACGGCGTTCGTGCTGAACGTGGTGGTGACGGTGGTGCTCACCTTCGTCCTGAACGCCGTGAAGGCACCCGCCGGGGTCGACGAGACCTCGCCGGCCGACTACACGGCCGACGCGGGCGACAAGGGCGTCCAGGTGGAGCTCCCGCAGGCCACGGCAGGGGCGCCGGGCGGCGGCCACTGA
- a CDS encoding ribonucleoside-diphosphate reductase subunit alpha yields the protein MTIAPADPASVAVSEAAESEATAHDGPGTALLRTLTGLTVDLPDTDPGRVAAAALRGRSARADEAELRALATEAAAGLISEDPAYSRLAARLLILAIADEAAGQGAVSFSASIAVGHREGLIADRTAEFVALHAAALDALVERSLAAGADDRFGYFGLRTLHSRYLLRHPHTRQVIETPQHFMLRVASGLAENAALGSEAGQRALDEVASLYGLMSRLDYLPSSPTLFNSGTRHPQMSSCYLLDSPLDELDSIYDRYHQVARLSKHAGGIGLSYSRIRARGSLIRGTNGHSNGIVPFLKTLDASVAAVNQGGRRKGAAAVYLETWHADIEEFLELRDNTGEDQRRTHNLNLAHWIPDEFMRRVDADGDWSLFSPADVPELVDLWGDAFDAAYRAAEAQGLARKSMPARELYGRMMRTLAQTGQGWMTFKDASNRTANQTAEPGRVVHSSNLCTEILEVTDDGETAVCNLGSVNLGAFVADGSIDWERLDATVRTAVTFLDRVVDINFYPTEQAGRSNAKWRPVGLGAMGLQDVFFQLRLPFDSPEARALSTKISERIMLAAYEASCDLAERSGPLPAWSETRAARGVLHPDHYDTELNWPERWEALRARIARTGMRNSLLLAIAPTATIASIAGVYECIEPQVSNLFKRETLSGEFLQVNAYLVEELKQLGVWDARTREALREASGSVQGFAWIPEEVRALYRTAWEIPQRGLIDMAAARTPFLDQSQSLNLFLETPTIGKLSSMYAYAWKQGLKTTYYLRSRPATRIARAASGRAAATAPIPVQQASAPDADAIACSLENPESCEACQ from the coding sequence GTGACCATCGCGCCAGCCGATCCGGCTTCAGTCGCCGTGTCCGAAGCGGCCGAGTCCGAGGCAACCGCACACGACGGACCGGGAACCGCGCTGCTGCGGACCCTGACCGGCCTCACCGTCGATCTGCCCGACACCGACCCCGGTCGCGTCGCCGCCGCCGCACTGCGCGGCCGCAGCGCCCGAGCGGACGAGGCCGAACTGCGCGCGCTGGCCACCGAGGCCGCCGCGGGGCTGATCTCCGAGGACCCCGCCTACTCCCGGCTCGCCGCCCGGCTCCTGATCCTCGCCATCGCCGACGAGGCGGCCGGTCAGGGCGCCGTCTCCTTCTCCGCCTCGATCGCCGTCGGACACCGCGAGGGCCTGATCGCGGACCGCACCGCCGAGTTCGTCGCGCTGCACGCGGCCGCCCTCGACGCGCTGGTGGAGCGTTCGCTGGCCGCCGGCGCCGACGACCGCTTCGGCTACTTCGGGCTGCGGACCCTGCACAGCCGCTATCTGCTGCGCCACCCGCACACCCGCCAGGTCATCGAGACGCCCCAGCACTTCATGCTGCGGGTCGCGTCCGGGCTCGCCGAGAACGCTGCACTCGGTTCAGAAGCGGGGCAGCGCGCCCTGGACGAAGTGGCGTCGCTGTACGGGCTGATGAGCCGGCTCGACTATCTGCCGTCCTCGCCGACCCTGTTCAACTCCGGCACCCGGCACCCGCAGATGTCCTCCTGCTACCTGCTGGACTCCCCGCTCGACGAGCTCGACTCGATCTACGACCGCTACCACCAGGTGGCGCGGCTCTCGAAGCACGCGGGCGGCATCGGTCTCTCGTACTCCCGCATCCGCGCCCGCGGTTCGCTGATCCGTGGCACCAACGGGCACTCCAACGGCATCGTGCCGTTCCTGAAGACGCTCGACGCGTCCGTCGCGGCCGTCAACCAGGGCGGCCGTCGCAAGGGCGCCGCCGCCGTCTACCTGGAGACCTGGCACGCGGACATCGAGGAGTTCCTGGAGCTGCGCGACAACACGGGCGAGGACCAGCGGCGTACGCACAACCTCAACCTGGCGCACTGGATCCCGGACGAGTTCATGCGCCGGGTCGACGCGGACGGCGACTGGTCGCTGTTCTCGCCCGCCGACGTCCCCGAGCTGGTCGACCTGTGGGGCGACGCGTTCGACGCCGCGTACCGGGCCGCCGAGGCCCAGGGGCTGGCCCGCAAGTCGATGCCGGCCCGCGAGCTGTACGGCCGGATGATGCGGACCCTGGCGCAGACGGGCCAGGGCTGGATGACGTTCAAGGACGCCTCCAACCGGACCGCGAACCAGACCGCCGAGCCGGGCCGCGTCGTCCACTCGTCGAATCTGTGCACCGAGATCCTCGAAGTCACCGATGACGGCGAGACCGCCGTCTGCAACCTGGGTTCGGTCAACCTCGGCGCGTTCGTCGCCGACGGTTCCATCGACTGGGAGCGGCTGGACGCCACCGTCCGTACCGCCGTGACCTTCCTTGACCGGGTCGTCGACATCAACTTCTACCCGACCGAGCAGGCCGGCCGCTCCAACGCGAAGTGGCGCCCGGTCGGTCTGGGTGCGATGGGTCTCCAGGACGTCTTCTTCCAGCTGCGGCTGCCGTTCGACTCCCCCGAGGCCCGTGCGCTCTCCACGAAGATCTCCGAGCGGATCATGCTCGCGGCGTACGAGGCGTCCTGCGATCTCGCCGAGCGTTCCGGCCCGCTGCCCGCCTGGTCCGAGACGCGGGCCGCGCGCGGGGTGCTGCACCCGGACCACTACGACACCGAGCTGAACTGGCCGGAGCGCTGGGAGGCGCTGCGCGCCCGGATCGCGAGGACCGGGATGCGCAACTCACTGCTGCTCGCCATCGCGCCGACGGCGACGATCGCCTCGATCGCGGGTGTGTACGAGTGCATCGAGCCGCAGGTCTCCAACCTCTTCAAGCGCGAGACGCTCAGCGGTGAGTTCCTCCAGGTCAACGCATATCTGGTGGAGGAGCTGAAACAGCTCGGGGTGTGGGACGCGCGGACCCGTGAGGCGCTGCGCGAGGCGAGCGGCTCGGTGCAGGGCTTCGCCTGGATCCCGGAGGAGGTGCGGGCGCTGTACCGCACGGCGTGGGAGATCCCGCAGCGCGGACTGATCGACATGGCGGCGGCCCGTACGCCGTTCCTCGACCAGAGCCAGTCGCTGAACCTGTTCCTGGAGACGCCGACGATCGGCAAGCTCTCCTCGATGTACGCGTACGCCTGGAAGCAGGGGCTGAAGACGACGTACTACCTGCGCTCGCGCCCGGCGACCCGGATCGCCCGCGCCGCCTCCGGCCGGGCCGCGGCCACCGCCCCCATTCCCGTACAGCAGGCCTCGGCGCCCGACGCGGACGCGATCGCCTGCTCCCTCGAAAACCCCGAGTCCTGCGAGGCCTGCCAGTGA
- a CDS encoding GntR family transcriptional regulator — protein sequence MGADGGSTENGTGAATRTARVPKYYRLKRHLLDMTDTMPPGTPVPPERTLAAEFDTSRTTVRQALQELVVEGRLERIQGKGTFVAKPKVSQALQLTSYTEDMRAQGLEPTSQLLDIGYVTADDTLAGLLDISAGGRVLRIERLRLASGEPMAIETTHLSAKRFPALRRSLVKYASLYTALAEVYDVRLAEAEETIETSLATPREAGLLGTDVGLPMLMLSRHSLDGRGEPVEWVRSVYRGDRYKFVARLKRPTD from the coding sequence ATGGGTGCCGACGGGGGCAGTACGGAGAACGGGACGGGCGCGGCCACGCGGACGGCGCGCGTACCGAAGTACTACCGGCTGAAGCGACATCTCCTCGACATGACGGACACCATGCCGCCGGGCACCCCCGTGCCGCCGGAGCGGACCCTGGCCGCCGAGTTCGACACCTCGCGCACGACCGTGCGCCAAGCGCTCCAGGAGCTGGTCGTCGAGGGCCGGCTGGAGCGCATCCAGGGCAAGGGCACCTTCGTGGCCAAGCCGAAGGTCTCGCAGGCCCTGCAACTCACCTCGTACACCGAGGACATGCGCGCCCAAGGGCTGGAACCGACGTCCCAGTTGCTGGACATCGGCTATGTCACGGCCGATGACACGCTCGCCGGGCTGCTGGACATCTCGGCCGGCGGCCGGGTGCTGCGGATCGAGCGGCTGCGACTGGCCAGCGGGGAGCCGATGGCGATCGAGACCACGCACCTCTCAGCCAAACGCTTCCCGGCGCTGCGCCGTTCACTGGTGAAGTACGCCTCTCTCTACACCGCGCTGGCCGAGGTGTACGACGTCCGGCTGGCCGAGGCCGAGGAGACCATCGAGACCTCGCTCGCCACCCCGCGCGAAGCCGGCCTGCTCGGTACGGATGTGGGCCTGCCGATGCTGATGCTGTCCCGGCACTCGCTCGACGGCCGGGGCGAGCCGGTGGAGTGGGTGCGCTCGGTCTACCGCGGCGACCGGTACAAGTTCGTGGCCCGCCTGAAGCGGCCGACGGACTGA
- a CDS encoding extracellular solute-binding protein: MKRKLIAAIGVAGMMIGLAACGSDDGGSDSGKKTGPDSYKGETLTVWAMDGSTPPGWTKDLTAAFKKKTGATLKFEAQKWDGIQQKITTALSESTPPDVIEVGNTQTPAYAATGGLADLGDLKKEIGGDWVESLNQSSVFDGKQYAAPWYFANRVVIYNKKVWADAGIKDTPKTRDEFFKDLDAIKKKGKAEPIYLPGQNWYFFDGLTIGQGADLVKKEGDKYVSNLSDPRVTAAMNLYKKYQSYSKAPKDKDEATPQQAEVFAKGNVGAFIGMGWEAATAITANKKIESDIGYFTIPGETADKPEGVFLGGSNFAVAAGSKKQELAKEFLKLALSDQFEGQLAKENGVIPNKESLNSNLTGNGAAEAAAPAAAAGGTTPLIPEWAAVENDPNPIKSYMTAVLNGKSPEDAAKAVEAEINKRLSQKS, from the coding sequence GTGAAGCGCAAGCTCATCGCGGCGATCGGCGTCGCGGGCATGATGATCGGCCTGGCGGCGTGCGGGTCCGACGACGGCGGTAGCGACAGCGGTAAGAAGACCGGCCCGGACAGCTACAAGGGCGAGACCCTCACCGTCTGGGCAATGGATGGCTCCACGCCTCCCGGCTGGACCAAGGACCTGACCGCGGCCTTCAAGAAGAAGACCGGCGCCACGCTGAAGTTCGAGGCCCAGAAGTGGGACGGCATTCAGCAGAAGATCACCACCGCTCTCTCCGAGTCGACCCCGCCGGACGTCATCGAGGTCGGCAACACCCAGACCCCCGCGTACGCGGCCACCGGTGGCCTCGCCGACCTCGGCGACCTCAAGAAGGAGATCGGCGGCGACTGGGTCGAGTCCCTCAACCAGTCCTCGGTCTTCGACGGCAAGCAGTACGCCGCTCCCTGGTACTTCGCCAACCGTGTCGTCATCTACAACAAGAAGGTCTGGGCCGACGCCGGCATCAAGGACACCCCGAAGACGCGTGACGAGTTCTTCAAGGACCTCGACGCCATCAAGAAGAAGGGCAAGGCCGAGCCGATCTACCTGCCCGGCCAGAACTGGTACTTCTTCGACGGCCTGACCATCGGTCAGGGCGCGGACCTGGTGAAGAAGGAAGGCGACAAGTACGTCTCCAACCTCTCCGACCCCAGGGTCACCGCGGCCATGAACCTCTACAAGAAGTACCAGTCCTACTCCAAGGCCCCCAAGGACAAGGACGAGGCCACCCCGCAGCAGGCCGAGGTCTTCGCCAAGGGCAACGTCGGTGCCTTCATCGGCATGGGCTGGGAGGCCGCCACCGCCATCACCGCCAACAAGAAGATCGAGAGCGACATCGGCTACTTCACCATCCCGGGTGAGACCGCCGACAAGCCCGAGGGCGTCTTCCTCGGCGGCTCCAACTTCGCGGTCGCCGCGGGCAGCAAGAAGCAGGAGCTCGCCAAGGAGTTCCTGAAGCTCGCCCTGTCCGACCAGTTCGAGGGCCAGCTGGCCAAGGAGAACGGCGTCATCCCGAACAAGGAGTCGCTCAACTCCAACCTGACCGGCAACGGCGCCGCCGAGGCCGCGGCCCCGGCCGCCGCCGCCGGTGGCACCACCCCGCTCATCCCCGAGTGGGCCGCTGTCGAGAACGATCCGAACCCGATCAAGAGCTACATGACCGCGGTTCTGAACGGCAAGAGCCCCGAGGACGCCGCCAAGGCGGTCGAGGCCGAGATCAACAAGCGTCTCTCGCAGAAGAGCTGA
- a CDS encoding carbohydrate ABC transporter permease, giving the protein MSVQTEQVDSVRAAGVREDDAPPGGPAALRKKRGGGSAPYLLLLPALLATALLLGYPLVKNGMLSFQNLNPRQLIQHLTEWNGVDNYKEVLGSSDFWKVVERSVFFTAANVVLIMLLGMLVGLLLARLGKKMRLLLMLGLVLAWAMPVIAATTVYQWLFAQRFGVVNYVLDSLGWHSMADYNWTSGQFSTFSLVTLVIVWQSIPFVAINLYAASTTIPKELYEAASLDGAGTWKSFTSVTLPFLKPFLLATTFLEVIWVFKSFAQLFAINRGGPDRLTETLPVYAFVEGVGNQHFGMGAAISFLTIIVLLALTGYYLRTVLKQEEDEL; this is encoded by the coding sequence ATGTCAGTGCAGACCGAACAGGTGGACTCGGTCCGGGCAGCCGGTGTCCGCGAGGATGACGCGCCTCCCGGCGGCCCAGCCGCTTTGCGAAAGAAGCGGGGCGGAGGCTCGGCCCCGTACCTGCTCCTGTTGCCCGCACTGCTCGCCACGGCGCTGCTGCTGGGCTACCCGCTGGTCAAGAACGGCATGCTGTCGTTCCAGAACCTCAACCCGCGCCAGCTGATCCAACACCTGACCGAGTGGAACGGCGTCGACAACTACAAGGAAGTCCTCGGCAGTTCGGACTTCTGGAAGGTCGTCGAGCGTTCGGTCTTCTTCACCGCCGCCAACGTCGTCCTGATCATGCTGCTCGGGATGCTGGTCGGCCTGCTGCTCGCCCGCCTCGGCAAGAAGATGCGCCTGCTGCTCATGCTGGGCCTCGTGCTCGCCTGGGCCATGCCGGTCATCGCCGCGACCACGGTGTACCAGTGGCTGTTCGCCCAGCGCTTCGGAGTCGTCAACTACGTGCTCGACAGCCTCGGCTGGCACTCGATGGCCGACTACAACTGGACCAGCGGCCAGTTCTCCACCTTCTCGCTGGTCACTCTGGTGATCGTCTGGCAGTCCATCCCGTTCGTGGCCATCAACCTGTACGCCGCGTCCACGACGATCCCCAAGGAGCTGTACGAGGCCGCCTCGCTCGACGGCGCCGGAACCTGGAAGAGCTTCACCTCCGTGACGCTCCCGTTCCTGAAGCCGTTCCTGCTGGCCACGACATTCCTCGAAGTCATCTGGGTCTTCAAGTCCTTCGCCCAGCTCTTCGCGATCAACCGCGGCGGCCCCGACCGGCTCACCGAGACCCTGCCCGTCTACGCCTTCGTCGAAGGTGTCGGCAACCAGCACTTCGGCATGGGCGCCGCCATCTCGTTCCTGACGATCATCGTCCTGCTGGCGTTGACCGGTTACTACCTGCGCACGGTACTGAAGCAAGAGGAGGACGAGCTGTGA